From a single Arachis hypogaea cultivar Tifrunner chromosome 3, arahy.Tifrunner.gnm2.J5K5, whole genome shotgun sequence genomic region:
- the LOC112791705 gene encoding probable beta-D-xylosidase 6 isoform X2 — MCKLNNNDCKLLWFIILVLLFDHLTSESESLEFACKPPRHSTYPFCNTSLTISVRAQSLISLLTLSEKLQRLTTNSSSIPRLGIPPYQWRNHALHGVAATTVASATSFPQVILTAASFNRTLWYLIGSAIGVEGRALYNAGLAGLTFWSPNVNVFRDPRWGRGQETPGEDPMVSSAYASEFVRGLQGGPHHHGLFVSACCKHFTAYDLDKWANFTKYNFNALVTQQDLEDTYLPPFRSCIQQGGASCLMCSFNQVNGVPACANEDLLGLARTKWGFQGYITSDCDAVATVYEYHKYAKSAEDAVADVLRAGVDINCGTYMLRHTQTAIKQGKVKEEELDRALFNLFSVQLRLGMFDGDPRKGQFGKLGPWNVCSTEHRTLALEAARQGIVLLKNENKILPLDRDFITSLAVIGPMATETKLGGDYSGCSSRSIYEELQEFTKGFLSISYASGCHDIACQSVEGFNEAIETAKEADYVIIVAGIDTTQEGEDLDRDSLVLPGEQMALISAIADASKRPVILVLTGGGPLDVLSADRNPLISSILWVGYPGEAGAKALAEIIFGLVNPAGRLPMTWYPESFTNVPMSDMNMRADPSRGYPGRTYRFYTGTRIYGFGHGLSYSAFSYKFLSSSPTKISLHKSLKAERLEGVDEVLVDDMQDCSKLRFGMQVSVMNLGDLDGRHVVMLFSRWPKVLQGSPTTQLVGFSSVHTVSYESIETSILVDPCQHLSLAHESGKRILPLGSYTFSVRDTHHTLSLQIY, encoded by the exons ATGTGCAAGTTGAATAACAATGATTGTAAGTTGCTGTGGTTCATCATCCTTGTGCTTCTCTTTGATCACTTGACTTCAGAATCAGAGAGTCTTGAATTCGCATGCAAGCCACCACGCCATAGCACCTATCCTTTCTGCAACACCTCCCTCACCATCTCAGTCAGAGCTCAATCCCTTATCTCACTCCTCACACTCTCCGAGAAGCTTCAGCGCCTCACAACCAACTCCTCATCCATTCCCAGGCTCGGCATTCCTCCCTACCAGTGGCGGAACCACGCTCTCCATGGTGTTGCAGCCACCACTGTTGCTTCCGCAACAAGCTTCCCTCAGGTGATACTCACAGCGGCTTCATTCAATAGGACGCTTTGGTATTTGATTGGTTCTGCCATTGGCGTGGAGGGAAGGGCTTTGTACAATGCTGGACTAGCTGGTTTGACTTTTTGGTCTCCAAATGTCAACGTTTTTAGGGACCCTCGGTGGGGGAGGGGACAAGAGACCCCTGGTGAGGATCCTATGGTTTCTTCTGCCTATGCTTCTGAGTTTGTGAGGGGCCTCCAAGGTGGTCCTCATCATCATGGACTCTTCGTCTCTGCTTGTTGCAAACATTTTACAGCTTATGATTTGGACAAGTGGGCCAATTTCACCAAGTATAACTTCAATGCTCTT GTAACACAGCAAGATTTGGAGGACACTTATCTGCCCCCATTTCGTAGTTGCATTCAACAAGGCGGAGCAAGCTGTTTGATGTGTTCTTTCAACCAAGTTAATGGTGTTCCAGCTTGTGCCAATGAGGATCTACTTGGACTAGCTAGAACCAAGTGGGGATTTCAAGG GTATATCACCTCAGACTGTGATGCAGTGGCCACTGTTTATGAATATCACAAGTATGCAAAATCAGCAGAGGATGCTGTTGCTGATGTTCTCAGAGCAG GTGTGGACATTAATTGTGGAACATACATGCTTAGACATACTCAAACTGCTATCAAACAAGGAAAGGTAAAAGAAGAGGAGCTAGATAGAGCTCTTTTCAACCTATTCTCGGTTCAACTTCGCCTAGGAATGTTTGATGGCGACCCCAGAAAGGGGCAGTTTGGGAAATTGGGGCCATGGAATGTTTGTAGCACAGAGCACAGAACCCTGGCACTTGAGGCTGCAAGGCAAGGGATTGTGCTGCTGAAGAATGAGAATAAGATCCTTCCATTGGATAGAGATTTTATTACCTCTTTAGCTGTAATTGGTCCAATGGCAACAGAAACTAAATTAGGTGGTGACTACTCAG GCTGCTCCTCAAGAAGCATATATGAGGAACTCCAAGAGTTTACAAAGGGATTCTTATCGATTTCATATGCTTCTGGTTGCCATGACATAGCATGCCAATCAGTTGAAGGTTTCAATGAAGCCATTGAAACTGCTAAAGAAGCTGACTATGTTATCATAGTTGCTGGAATTGACACAACACAAGAGGGAGAGGATCTTGACAGAGATAGTCTTGTATTACCTGGTGAACAGATGGCACTTATATCCGCCATAGCCGATGCTAGTAAGCGTCCAGTGATTCTAGTACTCACTGGTGGAGGCCCCCTTGATGTTTTGTCTGCTGATAGAAACCCTCTCATTTCAAGTATTCTGTGGGTCGGTTACCCTGGTGAGGCTGGTGCAAAAGCATTGGCTGAGATTATATTTGGACTCGTTAATCCAG CTGGAAGGCTTCCAATGACATGGTATCCAGAGTCATTTACCAATGTTCCCATGAGTGACATGAACATGAGGGCTGATCCATCTCGTGGCTATCCAGGAAGAACATACCGATTCTACACTGGCACTAGAATTTACGGATTTGGACATGGCCTCAGTTACAGTGCTTTCTCATACAAGTtcttatcatcatcaccaactaAAATTAGTTTGCATAAAAGTCTAAAGGCAGAGAGATTAGAAGGTGTTGATGAGGTTCTAGTTGATGACATGCAAGATTGCAGCAAGTTGAGATTTGGAATGCAAGTTTCTGTGATGAACCTTGGTGACTTGGATGGAAGGCATGTTGTGATGTTGTTCTCTAGGTGGCCTAAAGTTCTACAAGGTTCTCCAACAACACAGCTGGTTGGTTTCAGCAGTGTGCACACTGTTTCTTATGAATCTATTGAAACAAGCATTTTGGTAGATCCTTGTCAACACTTGAGCCTTGCTCATGAGAGTGGAAAGAGGATATTACCCTTAGGCAGTTACACATTCAG
- the LOC112791705 gene encoding probable beta-D-xylosidase 6 isoform X3 yields the protein MCKLNNNDCKLLWFIILVLLFDHLTSESESLEFACKPPRHSTYPFCNTSLTISVRAQSLISLLTLSEKLQRLTTNSSSIPRLGIPPYQWRNHALHGVAATTVASATSFPQVILTAASFNRTLWYLIGSAIGVEGRALYNAGLAGLTFWSPNVNVFRDPRWGRGQETPGEDPMVSSAYASEFVRGLQGGPHHHGLFVSACCKHFTAYDLDKWANFTKYNFNALVTQQDLEDTYLPPFRSCIQQGGASCLMCSFNQVNGVPACANEDLLGLARTKWGFQGYITSDCDAVATVYEYHKYAKSAEDAVADVLRAGVDINCGTYMLRHTQTAIKQGKVKEEELDRALFNLFSVQLRLGMFDGDPRKGQFGKLGPWNVCSTEHRTLALEAARQGIVLLKNENKILPLDRDFITSLAVIGPMATETKLGGDYSACQSVEGFNEAIETAKEADYVIIVAGIDTTQEGEDLDRDSLVLPGEQMALISAIADASKRPVILVLTGGGPLDVLSADRNPLISSILWVGYPGEAGAKALAEIIFGLVNPAGRLPMTWYPESFTNVPMSDMNMRADPSRGYPGRTYRFYTGTRIYGFGHGLSYSAFSYKFLSSSPTKISLHKSLKAERLEGVDEVLVDDMQDCSKLRFGMQVSVMNLGDLDGRHVVMLFSRWPKVLQGSPTTQLVGFSSVHTVSYESIETSILVDPCQHLSLAHESGKRILPLGSYTFSVRDTHHTLSLQIY from the exons ATGTGCAAGTTGAATAACAATGATTGTAAGTTGCTGTGGTTCATCATCCTTGTGCTTCTCTTTGATCACTTGACTTCAGAATCAGAGAGTCTTGAATTCGCATGCAAGCCACCACGCCATAGCACCTATCCTTTCTGCAACACCTCCCTCACCATCTCAGTCAGAGCTCAATCCCTTATCTCACTCCTCACACTCTCCGAGAAGCTTCAGCGCCTCACAACCAACTCCTCATCCATTCCCAGGCTCGGCATTCCTCCCTACCAGTGGCGGAACCACGCTCTCCATGGTGTTGCAGCCACCACTGTTGCTTCCGCAACAAGCTTCCCTCAGGTGATACTCACAGCGGCTTCATTCAATAGGACGCTTTGGTATTTGATTGGTTCTGCCATTGGCGTGGAGGGAAGGGCTTTGTACAATGCTGGACTAGCTGGTTTGACTTTTTGGTCTCCAAATGTCAACGTTTTTAGGGACCCTCGGTGGGGGAGGGGACAAGAGACCCCTGGTGAGGATCCTATGGTTTCTTCTGCCTATGCTTCTGAGTTTGTGAGGGGCCTCCAAGGTGGTCCTCATCATCATGGACTCTTCGTCTCTGCTTGTTGCAAACATTTTACAGCTTATGATTTGGACAAGTGGGCCAATTTCACCAAGTATAACTTCAATGCTCTT GTAACACAGCAAGATTTGGAGGACACTTATCTGCCCCCATTTCGTAGTTGCATTCAACAAGGCGGAGCAAGCTGTTTGATGTGTTCTTTCAACCAAGTTAATGGTGTTCCAGCTTGTGCCAATGAGGATCTACTTGGACTAGCTAGAACCAAGTGGGGATTTCAAGG GTATATCACCTCAGACTGTGATGCAGTGGCCACTGTTTATGAATATCACAAGTATGCAAAATCAGCAGAGGATGCTGTTGCTGATGTTCTCAGAGCAG GTGTGGACATTAATTGTGGAACATACATGCTTAGACATACTCAAACTGCTATCAAACAAGGAAAGGTAAAAGAAGAGGAGCTAGATAGAGCTCTTTTCAACCTATTCTCGGTTCAACTTCGCCTAGGAATGTTTGATGGCGACCCCAGAAAGGGGCAGTTTGGGAAATTGGGGCCATGGAATGTTTGTAGCACAGAGCACAGAACCCTGGCACTTGAGGCTGCAAGGCAAGGGATTGTGCTGCTGAAGAATGAGAATAAGATCCTTCCATTGGATAGAGATTTTATTACCTCTTTAGCTGTAATTGGTCCAATGGCAACAGAAACTAAATTAGGTGGTGACTACTCAG CATGCCAATCAGTTGAAGGTTTCAATGAAGCCATTGAAACTGCTAAAGAAGCTGACTATGTTATCATAGTTGCTGGAATTGACACAACACAAGAGGGAGAGGATCTTGACAGAGATAGTCTTGTATTACCTGGTGAACAGATGGCACTTATATCCGCCATAGCCGATGCTAGTAAGCGTCCAGTGATTCTAGTACTCACTGGTGGAGGCCCCCTTGATGTTTTGTCTGCTGATAGAAACCCTCTCATTTCAAGTATTCTGTGGGTCGGTTACCCTGGTGAGGCTGGTGCAAAAGCATTGGCTGAGATTATATTTGGACTCGTTAATCCAG CTGGAAGGCTTCCAATGACATGGTATCCAGAGTCATTTACCAATGTTCCCATGAGTGACATGAACATGAGGGCTGATCCATCTCGTGGCTATCCAGGAAGAACATACCGATTCTACACTGGCACTAGAATTTACGGATTTGGACATGGCCTCAGTTACAGTGCTTTCTCATACAAGTtcttatcatcatcaccaactaAAATTAGTTTGCATAAAAGTCTAAAGGCAGAGAGATTAGAAGGTGTTGATGAGGTTCTAGTTGATGACATGCAAGATTGCAGCAAGTTGAGATTTGGAATGCAAGTTTCTGTGATGAACCTTGGTGACTTGGATGGAAGGCATGTTGTGATGTTGTTCTCTAGGTGGCCTAAAGTTCTACAAGGTTCTCCAACAACACAGCTGGTTGGTTTCAGCAGTGTGCACACTGTTTCTTATGAATCTATTGAAACAAGCATTTTGGTAGATCCTTGTCAACACTTGAGCCTTGCTCATGAGAGTGGAAAGAGGATATTACCCTTAGGCAGTTACACATTCAG
- the LOC112791705 gene encoding probable beta-D-xylosidase 6 isoform X1, with protein MCKLNNNDCKLLWFIILVLLFDHLTSESESLEFACKPPRHSTYPFCNTSLTISVRAQSLISLLTLSEKLQRLTTNSSSIPRLGIPPYQWRNHALHGVAATTVASATSFPQVILTAASFNRTLWYLIGSAIGVEGRALYNAGLAGLTFWSPNVNVFRDPRWGRGQETPGEDPMVSSAYASEFVRGLQGGPHHHGLFVSACCKHFTAYDLDKWANFTKYNFNALVTQQDLEDTYLPPFRSCIQQGGASCLMCSFNQVNGVPACANEDLLGLARTKWGFQGYITSDCDAVATVYEYHKYAKSAEDAVADVLRAGVDINCGTYMLRHTQTAIKQGKVKEEELDRALFNLFSVQLRLGMFDGDPRKGQFGKLGPWNVCSTEHRTLALEAARQGIVLLKNENKILPLDRDFITSLAVIGPMATETKLGGDYSGIGCSSRSIYEELQEFTKGFLSISYASGCHDIACQSVEGFNEAIETAKEADYVIIVAGIDTTQEGEDLDRDSLVLPGEQMALISAIADASKRPVILVLTGGGPLDVLSADRNPLISSILWVGYPGEAGAKALAEIIFGLVNPAGRLPMTWYPESFTNVPMSDMNMRADPSRGYPGRTYRFYTGTRIYGFGHGLSYSAFSYKFLSSSPTKISLHKSLKAERLEGVDEVLVDDMQDCSKLRFGMQVSVMNLGDLDGRHVVMLFSRWPKVLQGSPTTQLVGFSSVHTVSYESIETSILVDPCQHLSLAHESGKRILPLGSYTFSVRDTHHTLSLQIY; from the exons ATGTGCAAGTTGAATAACAATGATTGTAAGTTGCTGTGGTTCATCATCCTTGTGCTTCTCTTTGATCACTTGACTTCAGAATCAGAGAGTCTTGAATTCGCATGCAAGCCACCACGCCATAGCACCTATCCTTTCTGCAACACCTCCCTCACCATCTCAGTCAGAGCTCAATCCCTTATCTCACTCCTCACACTCTCCGAGAAGCTTCAGCGCCTCACAACCAACTCCTCATCCATTCCCAGGCTCGGCATTCCTCCCTACCAGTGGCGGAACCACGCTCTCCATGGTGTTGCAGCCACCACTGTTGCTTCCGCAACAAGCTTCCCTCAGGTGATACTCACAGCGGCTTCATTCAATAGGACGCTTTGGTATTTGATTGGTTCTGCCATTGGCGTGGAGGGAAGGGCTTTGTACAATGCTGGACTAGCTGGTTTGACTTTTTGGTCTCCAAATGTCAACGTTTTTAGGGACCCTCGGTGGGGGAGGGGACAAGAGACCCCTGGTGAGGATCCTATGGTTTCTTCTGCCTATGCTTCTGAGTTTGTGAGGGGCCTCCAAGGTGGTCCTCATCATCATGGACTCTTCGTCTCTGCTTGTTGCAAACATTTTACAGCTTATGATTTGGACAAGTGGGCCAATTTCACCAAGTATAACTTCAATGCTCTT GTAACACAGCAAGATTTGGAGGACACTTATCTGCCCCCATTTCGTAGTTGCATTCAACAAGGCGGAGCAAGCTGTTTGATGTGTTCTTTCAACCAAGTTAATGGTGTTCCAGCTTGTGCCAATGAGGATCTACTTGGACTAGCTAGAACCAAGTGGGGATTTCAAGG GTATATCACCTCAGACTGTGATGCAGTGGCCACTGTTTATGAATATCACAAGTATGCAAAATCAGCAGAGGATGCTGTTGCTGATGTTCTCAGAGCAG GTGTGGACATTAATTGTGGAACATACATGCTTAGACATACTCAAACTGCTATCAAACAAGGAAAGGTAAAAGAAGAGGAGCTAGATAGAGCTCTTTTCAACCTATTCTCGGTTCAACTTCGCCTAGGAATGTTTGATGGCGACCCCAGAAAGGGGCAGTTTGGGAAATTGGGGCCATGGAATGTTTGTAGCACAGAGCACAGAACCCTGGCACTTGAGGCTGCAAGGCAAGGGATTGTGCTGCTGAAGAATGAGAATAAGATCCTTCCATTGGATAGAGATTTTATTACCTCTTTAGCTGTAATTGGTCCAATGGCAACAGAAACTAAATTAGGTGGTGACTACTCAG GAATAGGCTGCTCCTCAAGAAGCATATATGAGGAACTCCAAGAGTTTACAAAGGGATTCTTATCGATTTCATATGCTTCTGGTTGCCATGACATAGCATGCCAATCAGTTGAAGGTTTCAATGAAGCCATTGAAACTGCTAAAGAAGCTGACTATGTTATCATAGTTGCTGGAATTGACACAACACAAGAGGGAGAGGATCTTGACAGAGATAGTCTTGTATTACCTGGTGAACAGATGGCACTTATATCCGCCATAGCCGATGCTAGTAAGCGTCCAGTGATTCTAGTACTCACTGGTGGAGGCCCCCTTGATGTTTTGTCTGCTGATAGAAACCCTCTCATTTCAAGTATTCTGTGGGTCGGTTACCCTGGTGAGGCTGGTGCAAAAGCATTGGCTGAGATTATATTTGGACTCGTTAATCCAG CTGGAAGGCTTCCAATGACATGGTATCCAGAGTCATTTACCAATGTTCCCATGAGTGACATGAACATGAGGGCTGATCCATCTCGTGGCTATCCAGGAAGAACATACCGATTCTACACTGGCACTAGAATTTACGGATTTGGACATGGCCTCAGTTACAGTGCTTTCTCATACAAGTtcttatcatcatcaccaactaAAATTAGTTTGCATAAAAGTCTAAAGGCAGAGAGATTAGAAGGTGTTGATGAGGTTCTAGTTGATGACATGCAAGATTGCAGCAAGTTGAGATTTGGAATGCAAGTTTCTGTGATGAACCTTGGTGACTTGGATGGAAGGCATGTTGTGATGTTGTTCTCTAGGTGGCCTAAAGTTCTACAAGGTTCTCCAACAACACAGCTGGTTGGTTTCAGCAGTGTGCACACTGTTTCTTATGAATCTATTGAAACAAGCATTTTGGTAGATCCTTGTCAACACTTGAGCCTTGCTCATGAGAGTGGAAAGAGGATATTACCCTTAGGCAGTTACACATTCAG